The genomic segment AAAAGCACATGAGATTGAAATTCCAGGGGAGCAGAGGGTGACGGCAGtgctgaggataaaacagagaGCTGTCACGACACGGGAAGCAGCAGTGGAGGATGACAGGAGCGGCGGGCTACAGATAGACacagtgggtgtgtgtgtgggcaacTGATGAATATACACTCTAAACAAGCCTCAAAGCAATAAAGACCTGAATTGTGCTTCCTCTGCATGGGGGATCTTAAGGTGTTATTCTTTCTTTTAAGGCAAGGAATTGTGACACCAACAGTGGATCACATTCAGGTCTCCCGGCTGCAATGGTGATAAAAATATTGAGGTCATTTATGTGTaagtgaaaatgtaaaatgactTTAATGGTTTCTTAAGTATAGTATTTAATGCACATGTATTAGGTGCATAATAAGCTTTAATAATGAATGTAAAAGGAGCTGTTCTATAAAAAAAGACCCCAGTGTCATTCATATTATTACGTTATATTATTAATCACATTGAAATTGCTATTAGATTGAGTAATTATGTGTAGGCTGTCTTTTATTGTTAGAGCCAGTCACGGTGGATCTAGTTACTGCTACAGATTTGGGGGCTTTTTTCCTTGTCTTTGGTCTTTCTATGTTCTTACATAATTTAACAATTTTTGACAAGCATTAAActaagaaaagaacaaaaagaacccaaaaagtttaaaaaaaaaattatatctgCCCATGTCCTTGGTTAAATAAATACCCATGCTTACCCAAGGCAAGAGTCAGGGTGCACCATGGATTGATCACTTCAGAGTAAACATAACAACTGGTAAATCTAACGTGCATGTTTTTGACATGTGCACAGAAAGCCTTAAAAGcacaaggagaacatgcaaataaCTCTGCACATATAAacctcagccaatcagaaggttCAAACACAACCTTTTGGGTGAGTGAACACTTGATCGCCTTTACACCCACTGCAAAAAGTGTATGTAGCATACTAGTTTAGCTTTCCTCTGAAATGGATAAAAGAAATTTAGAAGACTCAAGTACTTCATGGTTGAAGTACTTGGTTAATTTCCACTTGCAATAAAGGTAAGCGCTGAGACAGATGGCAgtgaaacgaaaaaaaaaaggaaaaaacacagaggGGAACCCTTCTGACATCATCTCGGTCTATTTTAGGAAAAGCTGACAATGTAACAAGTGAAGGTCGTTCTTCCTCAACATATTCTCCCTTATTAAAGGAGAATATATTTGCCTCAGTCTCATGTCTGCCTTGTTTGTGTAACACCTTGGCTGCACATCATGTGTGCATTAATATTCGATGGACGTACACAGGAGGGCTTGTCATCTGTTTAGAGTCTGTGCACATCTCCTGGCCAGAGGGCATTTCCCTCTTGCACTCAGTACAAGGTTCCACTGGACAGACATGACACATAAccggacaaaaaaaaaatgttccccTTAGTCAACACATGCATATCCACTAGAAGgggagacaaaaaaaacaacccttttTGGTTTTAAGCAATAATATATGTGGTTTGATTGCAAAACTCAGCTTGACAGAAagtatttttactgtaaataaagGCTTAAAAAATACACAGCTTAAATTTAATTGTAATTTATTTTGATAGCTTATATTTTCACATTGCATCCTGCATTAAAAATAAGGTATGTGAGCTATATGTGTGGTTTCAGGTGAGCCATTCGCCACAGAGATACTAAAATCAGCCGGAGCTTGAATTTGATACTGAAACTGAAGGGATCTGCTTCCCTCTGGTGTCTGTAAACCCACACTGCAGGCTGCACAACCTTCATTATGTAACAATAGTGTCTATACTGCCAGTCATGGCTTCCTGCAGTCACGTGATCCAATACCGTGGCATTATAGGCACAATCACAGTCATGAATGACACAGCAATGCAAAGAGACGAGCAttaacatttattaaataacccacaatgtcaataataGGCACAGTAAAATTGATTTACATATCATCTTGCAGCCATTAGTCAAAGGTGTCTTCTGTAATAAGCCTCTAGCACACCTAGGAATTTGAATATACATCACTGAATCACACATTTATAATACAATATATTCAGAGCAAGTTTCAACTTCTGAAGCATTTCTGTGAAGATTtatcacactcacattcactctgAGACACACTGAGTCTCTAAAAAAGGCCTGGCAGGCCAAAGACCTCACTGGTTTTCTTTCTCCAAGTACTCCAAGCTGGGCGCATCCAGCCTCTGTTCATGATTGCGGTTTTTTGTGAACTCCTTCAGCATATCCATGACCTCTCCTTGGTAGACGTCAGGGGTGGGCTGAGCCTCTGtaagtataaaaaaaacccaggaTCCATTATTTTCAGCTTTCAACATATTCTTTTAAAGTCTTAATTGAGGGAAAATTAAAAGTGGAAATCCAGATTTATTTCATGCAAATAGCAGTCAGCACACAGACGGATGCTCTTATGATATCACCTCAGTCGATTTTAGAACAATATAGGAGCATAAAATTGAAACTGATGTAGCTTGATGGAACATTTTGCCTCAGTGATAATAAGAAGATGCACAACTGGCATCAACTGAAACTAGATCACTCCCTCTTCATCCCAAAAGTACATCTATGTCACTTAGAAATTAATGGAcagaattttcaaaataaaaaacaaaggcaTTTCAATTAATCGCTTAGTAACAGCTTTGTAATTATTTGTCCCAGTCATGTCAGACTGCCTGCAACAGTTTATTTGTCTAGAGATGCTGCCAGTTTGGTATGCTCAGGCTGTTCTCacagtgattttattttcagctgtcatacacacacaaaaagacaaataacCGAAACAAATTAGAGTAAATTACAAGAGTAAAAAGCCAAGTTATCCAGGAAAAGTAAATGAGTTCCAAGGATAAAGCTCAAAAACAGTAAGTGAAGTGTAGATCAAaccaaaatatttaaacaaatcaATAATTATAGCCACTGGAGTTTTACACATTTTGTTGTTAGAAGGTGAAAACAAagtgacttttgctgttttctttgttgctaCAAACAAGTCAAAAGCTTTTTAGAGATCTGTAATTGGGGATAAATATTGTTGCAAAGCAGATTTTGCTTAATTAGTTTTTAAGTGTGACGGTAAAGCAAGAAGTATATCTAAGGTATCTGGCCCCAAACTTCCATCTTCTGCTAACTCACTACCTTTTGAATGTCTTTAGTGCTTTAATGTGCACGTTTATTTATCTGTGTAGCACTTTTTCTACAATCTCATTCATTGCTCATCTGGACTCAAACATCCTGCAACATAATAATAagtaacaataaaagaaaaatcaataataataaatgttacTATGTTACTACAGTTGCCACTATTCtattttttaccattttatttATCCTCGTTTTGCAGCCATTTAGTTGAATTAATATTCTTGATATTTAAATTGAGCTATTTGTATAGATATTAGagctttttcttatattttgtaaactttgtaatatattgcATAATTTaattagttcagtctgttactgttattgTCTTGGAGcgactgtaacccacataatttccttagggattattaaagtattctgattctgactggcaacaggtcagtaGCATGATTGagtataaaaagagcatcttagagaggcagaTGATGAGCAGAGGTTCCTGAATCCGCACTAAACTGTGGAacattttcagaataatgttcctcaaCTTAAAATTGTGAAGACTTGGAATATTTCATCATCTCCAGCATGGCTTTGGAGCAGAAGAGCCCAGGTGCTTAGAGCATCgtgaaatgtaaaatataacaaaaaagaGCCAGGACTGTTAAACGTCTAAATCCTAAATAGGACAAGAATGGGACAAGATTCCAGTCCTGAAAGTTCCCCAATGTTCttcaaagaagagaaaaaaaatgttgctgccAAATCAAATTCAAAAAAAGCCTTATTTATGTTCTTCTTCggagtttaaacattttaaatgttttctatgGTTTACTCTGAATAAAACGTGGAGTAATGAGATTTGAAATCTGTTTTAGCTTTATATTTCACACAgcattccagcttttttggatTTGGGTAAGTGCTATTTGGTTTTACAAATACATGTGGAGGGAGGTAACTGAAGGTGAGTTTGTAAAGACAgccatttttttaatgctggaCAGCATTCACAACATTGTCATGGGTTTTAAGAGCAGCTGTGGGGAGGTGTTGGAGGACTTAATGAAGAGAGCTGAGTTTTGGTAAGACATTTGCAAAGCCttagaaaaaattaaaatcatttcCAAAACAACTAAGAGCTAGAACAGagacaaaacatgaaaatgagtctgcaaaagtaaaaagaaaaacacgacTTGGCTCTCACCTGTTGCCCAATAGTAGATGTCCCAGTCGTTACTTGGTTCATTAATCAGCCTGTCATACTGCTTTAGCTGGTTCTCAGTCATTGTGTTCAGGTATCGCTTTGCAAAAAGGCTACAAGACAGAAAATTTATCAGAATCTGAAGCTTCCTTCCTgttttctgagaaaaaaaatcattcacaatggtaaacaaaaacttaaaacagCTCTAATGATTGAAAATGCTCAAAATATAGACAGTGATATCAGTCACTGATCACATTTACACTGGATTTGATTAAGGAAGGAGTGATCATGCAGCATGGATCAATGGTAGGCAAACTTACAactgtgcttaaaaaaaaatactggatGTAAACACAGGCTTGAACAACGCAGGTCACAGACAAAATCAGTACAATTCAGCAACCTTAGCAATATGCAGTTCTCCAACATGCCCCTCTTGCGGCTTTCGTAGAGAAGGCGGCGTTTCTTGATGTCGATGGGCTCGTTTGGATTTTCCTTCCAAGGGGGCAAAGGGATCTCAATCAGGTCAACCTTGGTGTCTTCGGGAGAGTCCCCGCGGTAACCACGAGACGACACCAGCCCTGTGATTGCTGGTCTCCAAGCAGCCTGGCACATCCCGGTTACCAGCTGATGGGACAAGCACACATTAAAAGACAGGTAAAATAATCCACTGTGGCTTCTGAAAATGCTGAGTCAGTACATCAGATTATTGTAGTTACTAACAAATATTGTCTTTGGGCAAGATTGTGGTAGCAATTATTATCTAAAAGCTAATACAGGCATTAGATCTACATGTTAAACTGCCAGTACAGCTTTAGTAAGTTCAAGTTGCATGAGGAACAATTTAGAGACTGTGTTCAGCTGTTTGTATTTTTCAGCTGACGTTGCGTCACTGATAATTGTGAGTGATGCTGAGACTAAATATTCTTAAGTATTTTATGTTCAGGTATCAGCATCCAACTTTATTTaccattttctcattttatgaTCTAGATCTGTTTAATTTAAATTGGCTTTCAGTCTTCCAATTTAAGTGTTATTGTTTCAAATATttcattattcattttatttatatttttacatagtAGTGTTAGGCATTATAATACAAACACAATATCCTTCATTTACTCACAGGTAGACACATCACAATAAACATGTTCCATGCTTCCTTGTGCTTTTTGACAAATACGAacaaaatgactaaaaaaaagATCATCCCACATTTCTTTATCTATTGCTAGTTTAGTGGGAAAGGTGTGCAGTTATTTATGAAAATATGTGGAaatatacattaaaatacaGGATATAAAAAAATAGAACTAGTACAGTTCTAACAAACCTGGAGGTCAAAACTTGGTAGGACCACCTATATTCATTAGCAGAGCCTGCAGTGTTGAAGAATGACTGATGGTGTttgttaggtctaattgttgaatgttgccattgtgtttcttaaatttgtacagtcttagttcaagcagtattatcaaagctattcctttgatcctgagcacctctaaccactttgtgttgggggaggttttatagcagatacatcctatctggaagatctacttcctttgatgtaagcttcctgcgtttacgaccctttggtcagcaggaggacacacacacacacacacacctgcatgcatatacatacagtgccttgtctttgtaaccaaagggggttgcgaggggaggtgttttgtaaactattgtttgaagtttgtcaataaaagccagcgagaggaggccctcATCGGGGTCACTTCCATGCTGGACAtagacgaggcctcccttgcgcaagtaatcgatcgatcgctgactgtcttgttttcattcatgatgaataagtctctagaattagcggggtttgtgggaacagacccaacagtGTTcagtgagtatgtgtgtgtgtttgttttaatcagCTATGCTTATACTGCACTGACAATGTGTTTGGGTTCATTGTCATGATGAAAAATTAAGCTGCCGTcaatcagacactttccagatgTTCAATCTTTAAAaagtttttgagtttttaaggcACTTTATGAGGGGGGGTTGTCCTGGGGGTTATTCAATCCAACTAACTATTCATCAAAGCCTGAAAAATACACAATCAAAATTACGTGGGGAATCACAGTCTGACAGTTCTTTTCTGctttcataattccatcagttttgacaagatctccaacaccactggctgaaatgcagccccagaCATGGCATAAGACCTGTTGCCGCCGATCTTCAGTTCAGTCCTTGTGTAACTTGGCAAACTTCAGCCTTTTCTCACGTTTTCCCTTCTTTAAcgatggcttcttgacagccacccttccacattcctgatgaggcttcagtgaataGTAAATGTGTCAACTGAAGGACCGGATGCATCTCCTGAATcgggtctttgctggatttttttcctgcttttcttaAGGACAGAACTTTCAGACACTGTTCACCTGTtgcgtttttttttgttttgttttttttttaccttttagaATTTGCTcaaattttgtttttaaggaTACACTTGATATCACACTGAGATATGTTAAGTTTTCAGCTAAAAGCTCTCTAGAAATCAACTTGTCAttagaaaaatacaattttatgcctgtcaaactgtactTTCATCAGTTTAACTGAAGAAATAGGACCAAATTATGCGTTTTTGCGTCGGGCTCCTTGATTTAGGTGTatattttatgcttgaatgaatGGTAAGTAAGTATTAAGCGGCTTAGGAAAACAGGTAAAAAGACTGGAGTGAAAATGAGTGGGGTGgggaatgtttaaaaaaaaaaaaatggaaagacTTCCAAAAAgcttggagaactattcctgacgTCTTCTGACTCTATGGAAGCAAATTATAAAGAAGTGAGGGTTGGTTCAAGGCTTTTTGCACAGTATAGTATATACCAATGCAAATCATATAATATAAAACGTTTCTTTCTCCCCAGTTTCAGTTTTCGCTTTTAGTtatttataataatattataataataactatGATGGCTTGGAATCCTAAACATTTGCTGCTAAACTAAAAGACAGAAAGCAGAGGGGAATTGCATAATCTGAGACTCTCGATGCACTGTTGTACAACTGCCCTCCAAGAGGACAACCTCTCTGCATCAGAGCTACATCAACCCTGACAATAATAATGCTACACCAtcaggaaacactgaacagtTTGTTTAATACTATTAAGTCTGTTACTGCGTCCTATTATTGAACATTAAACGTACTAGACAGATTTATTAACGCTAAAAATGTTTAGAATTGAACGGCGAGCTCTGACGTTACGACGGCCACGGATTCAGATTTCaagcaacaaacacacaaattattAATTACTCGCTAGCTCACCCTTTTCGCGACAATAGAAGACAACATTTTAACCCAACTTCTTCTAAGGTCCACAAATTTGACGAAGCTCCGTCTCCCCCGtcgaaatgtttctgctgtctgACAGAAATTACACAAGTACGGTCACAGGAAACTACCGGAGGGAGGGCTGTACACAGCCCACACGTGTCTGTGTTTAACTGCGGGAAAACGCAGCTGGCGTCACAGGTGGACCTTTAGAGGTTATATAGTTAAtctgtgtattattatttttttcttactcaAAGACAAATGCATTAGCTAAATACATGCTTGACCCTATACCAAAAAGTAAACCAATTTGACTACAGGAACAAAAAGTCGATTGTTGTTTTCAGCCGGTGAATATGTCAGCTGCACCAATTGCCAGAGTAGCAACATTAGCTTTAGCTGAGCAGAAAACGAATGAGAAGTAAACTGGTCGCGCGTGCTAATGTGTATGAAATACCTTGTATGTTTTTGAAAGTTTTCATcaaaattcagttttcttaTAATTTATTTCCGCAGACTGTATTTTCGGTTTGTCACACTCAGTTTTAGCCACAGTATGCTTATTTTAACAAGTCCAGCGGAACAATAACGTTAGCTAACAAAATAAGGAAAAGAGAAATTTTTGAATTCTAAAAGTGCATCTTTTGTGTTAACTTCTAAGGTGTGCATGTGCGAGCTGCacttaaaacaaataataattacTAGCTGGATTGCAAGTAATTAATTATCTTCGGCCCACGGGATGGCTGCTGCAGGACCACAACCTGCAACTGGACCAAGCATCGATAACAAGGATATAGATCTATATAGTGACCTGAATCAAAACGATGAGGTGAGTCTGACATTAAaatcaatgcaaaaaaaaagtcagtgtaTGAAACGATCGCACATAATGTTTAATGAAACTTAAGATGCAGTAGGCACAGAATAAGCAATCAGTCAAAATAAAACTGGGGTACTTATCTTAATAGAAGGAAGGTGCCAcatcctttaattttttttaattttacgtTATCTAATACTGGAATATATGTTAGCAAGTTTTTGAGCTACTTAACACTCACCTATGACATGAAAAAATACTTAACTAAAAGGATGAAACTTAAAGAACCGATTTGGAATAGTTTCTTTGGGCTTTAGTTGTATATTTTAGTATATTTCTttagttaaatattttttaaaagacaaaattaaCAGAGTTTGTGTGTTGAAAAGTAAAGGTGGTCATATGCAGCATTGACAAGACTTTTGCCCAGTACTGTAATTATTCTTTTTCTATACTTCACAGGATTTGGATAGAATTGCAGAAGCAAATGAACTTTTTGATGCCGTGCTAACCGGTTCTGTTAATCAAGACAAGAATGTAGCTACCAAGGAGTCCTTACGTAAGGAGACATCAGCTAAAGAAGAGGATAAATCAACAGCAGCAAATACCCCAAAAGGAGCAAACTATCTAAGGAGACTT from the Oreochromis niloticus isolate F11D_XX linkage group LG1, O_niloticus_UMD_NMBU, whole genome shotgun sequence genome contains:
- the sdhaf2 gene encoding succinate dehydrogenase assembly factor 2, mitochondrial, encoding MLSSIVAKRLVTGMCQAAWRPAITGLVSSRGYRGDSPEDTKVDLIEIPLPPWKENPNEPIDIKKRRLLYESRKRGMLENCILLSLFAKRYLNTMTENQLKQYDRLINEPSNDWDIYYWATEAQPTPDVYQGEVMDMLKEFTKNRNHEQRLDAPSLEYLEKENQ